The DNA region GTGTACCGGACGCCGACGGTTTCGACGTCGAATCCCTGAAGCCGTTGGACGATTTCCTGCCCGATGGAACCCAACCCGATGATCGTGACGGTGCTACCGGTGAGTTCCCCGGACTGGAAGTGTCTCCACTCGCCGCGCTCCTTGCGTCGCCACCCCTCGTGGAGACGGCGAGCGAAGACGAGCATGTTGCCGATGGCCTGCTCGGCGATTCCGGGTGCGTGAATTCCACCGGCGTTCGTCACGGCGACGCCGCGGTCCGCGAGCGCGTCCATCGGGACGTGATCGGTTCCCGCGAAGGTACAGGCGAACAGTTCGAGTCGGTCGGTGCGGGCGAGCAGGTCCCGCTCGATAGTGATGCCGGTGACGACCCGCGCGTCCGCGACGAGTTGGCGTTCCTGCTTCGGCGTCGTGGCGTGCGCGACCGTTCGGTCCGGGAGGCGTTCACGCAACGCTTCGGCGTACGATTCCATCGAGAGTCCTTCCGTCCCCTCGCGGAGGACGACGATATCCGGGGTTTCGCTCATGGTAGATCAGTGCGTACCGTATCGGGTGACGCGAATCGATAATCGAACGATTGTGGGGCCCCATATTAGTCCTTTTGTGTAGTCGCTGTCAACGGAATGCGTTTACAATTAAGTGGGTGGGCGTGCCAGTACCACGCATGGCAGAGTCAATCCGTGATCGACTTTCGGACGTCCGACGGTCTTTCCACCGGTACCCGGAACCCGCGTGGCGGGAGTTCTACAGCGACGCATCGTCTCGTCGAGGAGATTCGGGACATCGGCGTCGACGAACTCGCCGTCGGCACCGACGTGTACGACAGCGACGAGCGAATGGCCGTTCCGGACGCCGACGAGGTCGAGGAATGGCAGGAACGGGCGCTCGAACGCGGTGCCGACCCCGACCTCCTCGAAAAAATCGACGGGGGTAACACGGGCGTCGTCGCCGTTCTCGACCGAGGTTCCGGACCCGTCGTCGGACTCCGCGTCGACATCGACGGCCTGTTCATCGAGGAATCGACGGGGGACGACCACGCGCCCGCCGACGCCGGGTTCCGGTCCGAAGGGGACGGGACGATGCACGCCTGCGGTCACGACGCACACATGACGTGGGGGCTCGCGACCCTCGAAGCCGTCGCCGAGAGCGACTTCGACGGGAAGTTCGTCGCCTTCTTCCAACCCGCCGAGGAGGTGTCCGGCGGCGGTCACCCGATGGCCGAAAGCCGGTTCGCCGACGACTTGGACTACCTGTTCGCCGTCCACGTCGGTCTCGACCATCCCACGGGAGAGGTCGTCGCCGGAATCGAACGGCCGCTGGCAATGTCCCACGTCGACGTGACGTTCGAGGGAACGACCGCCCACGCCGGGAAAGCGCCCCAAGACGGCGACAACGCGATGCAGGCGCTCGGGACGGCCATCCAGAACGCCTACGCGATTCCGCGCCACGAGGACGGGATGACGCGCGTGAACCTCGGACGGGCGGAGGCCGGAACGTCGAGCAACGTCATCGCCGATTTCGCCCACGTGGAGGCGGAAGTTGCGCGGGGCGAGACGACCGAACTCATGGAGTACATGCAGTCCCGGTTGGATAGGACGCTCGAAACCGCCGCCGAGATGCACGGCTGTGACGTGGACATCGACGTCCGGAGCAAATCCCCCCGTGCGGATAGCGACCCGGAACTCGCAGAGGTCGTGGCGGACGTTGCACGGAACGTCGAGGGCGTCGAGACCGTGCTCCCGTCCGCGGACTTCGGCGCGAGCGAGGACGCCACGTTCCTGATGGAGCGCGTGCAGGAGGACGGCGGCCTCGCCACGTACCTCATCGTCGGAACGGACCACCCGACGAGCCATCACACGCCGACGTTCGACGTGGACGAACGAAGCCTCCCCATCGGCGTGGACGTGTTGGTCGAATCGATACTCGCCGTCGCGGACGACGGGCCATGAATTCGGAGCGGACGGGCGACGGGCCACCGGCAGGCGACGATCCACCGACGGCCGACGACATCGTCACCGTCGCCGACGTGGAGGCGGCCCGGGAACGACTCGACGGGGTGGTCCATCGGACGCCGCTCGACCGTTCGACGACGTTCGCCGAGCGCAGCCGGGCGGCGTCGGTCGGACTCAAACTGGAAAACATGCAACGGACGGGGTCGTTCAAGAGTCGCGGCGCGTACAACAGGATGGCGCAACTCCCTCCGGCCGAACGCGAGCGCGGCGTCATCGCATCGAGGTGCGGGCAACCACGCGCAGGGCGTCGCCTTCGCGGGCGGATGCTCGACATCGACACGTCCATCGTCGTCCCCGAGGTGACGCCGTCATCGAAGATAGAAGCGACGCGCGGGTACGGTGCCGACGTCGTGGTGGAGGGCGACATCTACGAGCGGTCCTACGAGCA from Haladaptatus sp. R4 includes:
- a CDS encoding D-2-hydroxyacid dehydrogenase, which translates into the protein MSETPDIVVLREGTEGLSMESYAEALRERLPDRTVAHATTPKQERQLVADARVVTGITIERDLLARTDRLELFACTFAGTDHVPMDALADRGVAVTNAGGIHAPGIAEQAIGNMLVFARRLHEGWRRKERGEWRHFQSGELTGSTVTIIGLGSIGQEIVQRLQGFDVETVGVRYTPEKGGPTDEVVGFDEDAIHDALSRSEYVVVACPLTETTRGLIGKSEFATMSPDTVLVNTARGPIVDTDALVSALRSEKIRGAALDVTDPEPLPEDHPLWTLENCLITPHTGGHTPLHWDRLADIVAENVDRLETGEPLENGVLAPEPNSD